The genomic interval AATCACATTTTCTTTTACATCTGTTTCAATAACAAACAATGGCTCTGGAGTACCACCTACAGCTAATCCTTTACGCTGCCCAATCGTAAAATAATGAGCACCTTCATGTGATCCCACAACTTTCCCTACATTCTTATTGTAAGTGTACTTTTGTGCTAGCTGTGGTAAGTCTTCTACAGAAAATTCATGACTTTTTGCTTTGGATCCAATGGTCTCTAAAATCGTTTCCTTAGGCACTTCTACAATGACCCCTTTTTTTGGTTTCAATTGCTGTTGTAAAAAGTCTGGTAACCTCACTTTACCTATAAAACACAAACCTTGTGAATCTTTTTTTCCAGCAGTAACAAGATCTTGTTCTAAAGCTATCTCGCGCACCTTGGGTTTTTGTAAATGACCAATGGGAAACAAAGTTTTTGCTAATTGGTCTTGTGAAAGTTGGCACAAGAAATAAGACTGATCTTTATTATCATCTGCTCCCGCTTTTAGCTGAAAAATTTCTTTATCATCCTTTGTTATGGATGATTTTTGACAATAGTGACCGGTAGCAACATAATCTGCTCCCAGAGATAATGCGATTTTCATAAACACATCAAACTTGATCTCACGATTACAGAGAACGTCAGGATTAGGTGTACGTCCCATTTCATACTCACGGAACATATAGTTAACGATACGCTCTTGATATTCCTTACTTAAATCTACAGTCTGAAACGGAATTGCTAATTTTTCTGCAACAAGCATTGCATCGTTACTATCATCTAGCCATGGGCACTCATCTGATATAGTAACCGAATCATCATGCCAGTTTTTCATAAAGAGACCAATGACATTATAGCCTTGCTCTTTTAATAAGTAAGCAGCTACACTACTATCAACTCCTCCACTAAGTCCTACTACTACCGTTTTCATATGTAAATAAACTTTTCCAATTTATTATTTTTACAAAGTTGATGAGTCCTAGTTATGCTTTCGCGAAAGCGTAACATCTGCACCAAAATAAGTTTGCAAAATTACATAATAATAGTCCTAATTAACAGGCAATACTTACAGACCCTATACATATGATTTATAACTATTGAACTCCAATCTTATTTCGAGGAAATTTAATTTTCTCATCAGGTTGCCCTTCTTTATAATAGATCCATATACCGTGTTTTCTATTATCCTTATAGAAACCTTTTACTTCTATAACACCTAAGCCATTGTACATTATAGCAGGGCCTTCTAATAGATCATTTTTATAGGTAAGAGTTTTCAAAACTTTTCCATCTTCTGTATAATATATTGTAACCCCTTCTCTCTTTCCGTTTTTATAGATTTCTTTTTGTGCAATAGCTTTATTTATAAAATAAACAATACGTTCTTTATCTAGATCACCATCGTTATAAAACTCTTCAATCATAAGTGTCTCCCCATCTTGATGGTAAGTGACCCATACACCTACTTTTTTACGGTCTTTCATGTTTCCAGAGCTCACTTTTTTTCCTGAAGTAGTATAATAAGTGACTTTAACAAGGTTTGATTCTTGGTTATACACTTTTGTTGCTGTGGGGTGTCCCCCACTCTTGTCATAAAATTTAAAAGTTCCAACTTCCTCACCATGACTAAATTCTCCTTCATATCTAAGCTGATTGGAACTAGCATACATTTTTTGCCAAGGTCCATGACGCCTACCTTCAGAATCGAGTGAATTGTATTGTTGCGCAGCGGCAACTAATTGAATTTGAGATATTAAAAAAAATAATAGAAGTCTATAAACTAACATTTAACTAAGAATTAAGAGGGCGCACTGTTTAAGATATTTAATTTTATACTAAACAAAAAAAATCAAAAACTGCTATTATGAAACACACAATGAGATTTACAAAATTACTATTTATTGCTTTAACGCTGTTTATAGCGATATCTTGTGATGGCGATGACGACAATGATAATATTATAGATGGAGAATCTAATACAATTGCAGATTTTGTTGTCGATAATCCAAATTATAGTTCGTTACTTACGGCGTTACAACGTACAGGATTAGATGCAACATTAGCTGGTTCTGGCACATTCACAGTTTTTGCTCCAGATAATAATGCTTTTGACGATTATTTGAATGGAACACCTTTAGAAGACGTTGATACTGATGCACTCACCCAGTTATTACTTAATCACGTTTTAAATCAAACATTAGACGCTACACAACTCGCAGCCGATGCGGATGGATATTTAAAAACAGAGGCCACAGAATCTTCTACTAATGCTAATATTAGCATGTATATAGACGCAACGTCCGGAATAGT from Dokdonia sp. Hel_I_53 carries:
- a CDS encoding toxin-antitoxin system YwqK family antitoxin; protein product: MLVYRLLLFFLISQIQLVAAAQQYNSLDSEGRRHGPWQKMYASSNQLRYEGEFSHGEEVGTFKFYDKSGGHPTATKVYNQESNLVKVTYYTTSGKKVSSGNMKDRKKVGVWVTYHQDGETLMIEEFYNDGDLDKERIVYFINKAIAQKEIYKNGKREGVTIYYTEDGKVLKTLTYKNDLLEGPAIMYNGLGVIEVKGFYKDNRKHGIWIYYKEGQPDEKIKFPRNKIGVQ
- the mnmA gene encoding tRNA 2-thiouridine(34) synthase MnmA gives rise to the protein MKTVVVGLSGGVDSSVAAYLLKEQGYNVIGLFMKNWHDDSVTISDECPWLDDSNDAMLVAEKLAIPFQTVDLSKEYQERIVNYMFREYEMGRTPNPDVLCNREIKFDVFMKIALSLGADYVATGHYCQKSSITKDDKEIFQLKAGADDNKDQSYFLCQLSQDQLAKTLFPIGHLQKPKVREIALEQDLVTAGKKDSQGLCFIGKVRLPDFLQQQLKPKKGVIVEVPKETILETIGSKAKSHEFSVEDLPQLAQKYTYNKNVGKVVGSHEGAHYFTIGQRKGLAVGGTPEPLFVIETDVKENVIYTGQGKDHPGLYRKGLFVKEEEIHWIREDLKLAVDEKLQVLARIRYRQALEKATLYRVEGGLYVIFDNPQSAIAEGQFVAWHQGDECLGSGVIS